Proteins from a genomic interval of Tenacibaculum sp. SZ-18:
- the thrC gene encoding threonine synthase has translation MNYFSLNQKSNPVSFKDAVINGLAPDRGLYFPENITPLSKDFIDNLSEYSFEEIAFEVIKQFVGNEIPKNTLKQIVSETISFDFPIVKIKENIGSLELFHGPTLAFKDVGARFMARCLGHFNKDNSKHVTVLVATSGDTGGAVANGFLGVKGVDVVILYPSGKVSDIQEKQLTTLGENITALEVDGVFDDCQDMVKTAFLDEKIFRNLTSANSINIARWLPQMFYYFFAYKQLYKNHPNIVFSVPSGNFGNICAGIMAQKLGLPIRHFIAATNVNDTVPEFMKNGQYTPKASKASISNAMDVGNPSNFIRIQQLYNQSFESLKSGFSSYSFSDYSTKIAMKKIYQETNYIADPHGAVGYLGLEKHNLQNDEYGVFLETAHPVKFLDVVEDTLNLKIKIPSDIAELVKKNKHSIKIRSYDELKSFLNK, from the coding sequence ATGAACTATTTCAGTCTTAATCAAAAATCGAATCCGGTTTCTTTTAAAGATGCAGTAATAAATGGATTAGCTCCTGACAGAGGTTTATATTTCCCTGAAAATATTACACCTCTTTCAAAAGACTTTATTGATAATTTAAGTGAGTATTCATTTGAAGAAATTGCCTTCGAAGTAATTAAACAATTTGTTGGAAATGAAATTCCTAAGAATACTTTAAAACAAATAGTATCTGAAACTATTTCATTTGATTTTCCCATTGTAAAAATAAAAGAAAATATAGGAAGTTTAGAACTATTTCATGGCCCGACCTTGGCCTTTAAAGATGTTGGTGCTCGTTTTATGGCAAGATGCTTAGGGCATTTTAATAAGGATAATTCTAAACACGTCACTGTTTTAGTTGCTACATCTGGAGATACTGGAGGCGCTGTTGCTAACGGCTTTTTAGGAGTTAAAGGTGTTGATGTAGTAATTTTATATCCAAGTGGAAAAGTTAGCGATATTCAAGAAAAGCAATTAACTACTTTAGGCGAAAATATTACTGCATTAGAAGTTGATGGAGTTTTTGATGATTGCCAAGATATGGTGAAAACAGCATTTTTAGATGAAAAAATATTTAGAAATCTTACTTCGGCAAACTCAATAAACATTGCAAGATGGTTACCTCAAATGTTTTATTATTTCTTTGCTTATAAGCAATTGTACAAAAATCATCCCAATATCGTTTTTTCTGTTCCGAGTGGAAATTTTGGAAACATTTGTGCAGGAATTATGGCACAAAAATTAGGTTTACCAATTCGTCATTTTATCGCAGCTACAAATGTAAATGATACTGTTCCTGAGTTTATGAAAAATGGACAATATACTCCAAAAGCTTCAAAAGCTTCTATTTCAAACGCAATGGATGTAGGTAATCCTAGTAATTTTATTCGAATTCAACAACTTTATAATCAAAGTTTTGAATCTTTAAAAAGTGGATTTTCTTCTTATTCTTTTAGTGATTACTCAACTAAAATAGCGATGAAAAAAATTTATCAAGAAACGAATTACATTGCTGATCCTCACGGAGCCGTGGGTTATTTGGGACTGGAAAAACATAATTTACAGAATGATGAATATGGAGTTTTCCTTGAAACGGCTCATCCTGTGAAATTTTTAGATGTTGTAGAGGATACTTTAAATTTAAAAATTAAGATTCCAAGTGACATTGCTGAATTGGTAAAAAAGAATAAACATTCCATTAAAATCAGGTCCTACGATGAATTAAAATCGTTTTTAAACAAATAA
- a CDS encoding type IA DNA topoisomerase — translation MKVCIAEKPSVAREIANILGANTKHDGYFEGNGYAVTYTFGHLCTLLEPKDYKPHWKSWDLNNLPMLPERFGTKVSEDSGIQKQFRIVKSLFERADVVINCGDAGQEGELIQRWVINQANYKGKVQRLWISSLTEEAIKEGFENLKEDEDYNNLYYAGYSRAIGDWLLGLNATRLYTVKFGGYKQVLSIGRVQTPTLAMLVNRHNEIKNFKPQPYWELQTTYRNTVFNCEEGRFLKKEEGQAFADKVKESDFEIVSVKKKKGKDYAPKLFDLTGLQVYCNNKFGFSADETLKIVQKLYEMKVVTYPRVDTTFLPNDIYPKVAGILQRLTNYSELTSPLLGKKIKKSTRVFNDKKVTDHHAIIPTGIQANLQYNQQQVYDIIVRRFIAVFYPDSDISNTSVIGKADEVSFKTTGKEILTKGWRVVFEYNAEPKKINTEQSILPNFEEGEKGPHEPSFLEKETKPPRNYTEASLLRAMETAGKQVDDDEMRELMKENGIGRPSTRASIIETLFKRKYIERQKKLVLPTKTGIDLIELIDNELLKSAELTGLWEKRLKEIERGEYHASTFIKQMKSMVDHLVYEVRSSKKTARLSAENNIQEKPITKKKISSKKSVTGKDCPKCNQGTLLKGSSAYGCSNYKNGCDFKLPFSFLEKKISENQLIRLLDKGCTTNLKGWKTDSGKVEGLVRFNQNFHLKLETKKELKLTKVPSIITCPKCKKGKILKGKSAYGCSEHRSGCTYIVPFSRIKELAKGKDLTKELVFKILLSNQNE, via the coding sequence ATGAAAGTTTGTATCGCCGAAAAACCAAGTGTTGCCAGGGAAATCGCTAACATTTTAGGTGCCAATACGAAACATGATGGGTATTTTGAAGGAAATGGATATGCTGTTACATATACCTTTGGACATTTATGTACACTTCTGGAACCAAAAGACTATAAACCTCACTGGAAAAGCTGGGATTTAAACAATTTACCAATGCTTCCAGAGCGTTTTGGAACCAAAGTTTCCGAAGATTCTGGAATACAAAAACAGTTTAGAATCGTTAAGTCTCTGTTTGAAAGAGCGGATGTTGTTATAAACTGTGGGGATGCTGGACAAGAAGGAGAATTAATTCAACGTTGGGTAATAAATCAAGCAAATTATAAAGGTAAAGTTCAGCGGTTATGGATTTCATCTCTTACTGAGGAAGCCATAAAAGAAGGTTTTGAAAACTTAAAAGAAGATGAAGATTATAATAACTTATATTATGCTGGTTATTCAAGAGCTATTGGTGATTGGCTATTGGGATTAAATGCTACAAGATTATACACTGTAAAATTCGGAGGTTATAAACAAGTTCTTTCAATTGGTAGAGTACAAACACCTACTCTGGCAATGCTGGTTAATCGTCATAATGAAATAAAGAATTTTAAACCACAGCCATACTGGGAACTTCAAACCACATATAGAAATACAGTTTTTAATTGTGAAGAAGGTCGTTTCTTAAAAAAGGAAGAAGGTCAAGCTTTCGCTGATAAAGTAAAAGAATCAGATTTTGAAATTGTTTCTGTTAAAAAGAAAAAAGGAAAAGATTATGCACCTAAACTTTTTGATTTAACCGGATTACAAGTTTACTGTAATAATAAATTCGGGTTTTCAGCAGATGAAACTTTGAAAATAGTTCAGAAACTTTATGAAATGAAAGTTGTTACTTATCCAAGAGTGGATACAACTTTTTTACCTAACGATATTTATCCAAAAGTTGCAGGAATTTTACAAAGGCTAACGAATTATAGCGAACTCACCTCTCCTCTACTTGGGAAAAAGATTAAAAAGTCTACTCGAGTTTTTAATGATAAAAAAGTTACAGATCACCACGCTATTATACCAACAGGAATTCAAGCCAACTTGCAATATAATCAACAACAGGTTTATGATATTATCGTAAGACGATTTATTGCGGTTTTTTATCCTGATAGCGATATATCAAATACTTCGGTAATTGGAAAAGCAGATGAAGTTTCATTTAAAACTACAGGAAAAGAAATTTTAACGAAAGGGTGGCGAGTTGTTTTTGAATACAATGCAGAGCCCAAAAAGATTAATACCGAACAAAGTATTTTACCCAATTTTGAAGAAGGTGAAAAAGGTCCACATGAACCGAGTTTCTTAGAAAAAGAAACTAAACCTCCAAGAAATTATACCGAAGCAAGCTTACTTCGAGCAATGGAAACAGCAGGTAAACAAGTAGATGACGATGAGATGCGCGAACTTATGAAAGAAAATGGAATCGGGCGTCCATCTACGCGAGCAAGTATTATCGAAACACTCTTTAAAAGAAAATATATTGAACGCCAAAAAAAGTTAGTTCTTCCTACAAAGACAGGAATTGATTTAATTGAACTTATTGATAATGAGCTCTTGAAATCTGCCGAGCTTACTGGACTTTGGGAAAAACGATTAAAAGAAATTGAAAGAGGTGAATATCACGCAAGTACTTTTATTAAACAAATGAAAAGTATGGTTGATCATTTAGTTTATGAAGTTCGTTCTAGTAAAAAAACAGCTCGACTTTCTGCTGAAAATAATATTCAAGAAAAACCAATTACCAAGAAGAAAATAAGTTCAAAGAAATCAGTTACAGGAAAAGATTGTCCTAAATGTAATCAAGGAACTTTGTTAAAAGGATCTTCCGCATATGGTTGTTCCAATTACAAAAATGGGTGTGACTTTAAACTTCCTTTTAGTTTTCTTGAAAAGAAAATATCTGAAAACCAGCTTATCCGTTTATTAGATAAAGGATGTACAACTAATTTAAAAGGATGGAAAACCGATTCTGGAAAAGTTGAAGGTCTTGTGCGTTTTAATCAAAATTTTCACTTAAAATTGGAAACGAAAAAAGAATTAAAATTAACTAAAGTACCTAGTATAATTACTTGTCCAAAATGTAAAAAAGGAAAAATATTAAAAGGGAAATCTGCTTATGGATGTTCCGAACACAGGAGTGGGTGTACTTATATAGTACCATTTAGTAGGATTAAGGAGTTAGCTAAAGGAAAAGATTTAACAAAAGAATTGGTTTTTAAAATACTACTATCAAACCAGAATGAGTAA
- a CDS encoding glycosyltransferase family 4 protein: protein MKKEQIIIVIPYESSSIKTDIKILSEKFNIIINKYDWKQKSLYPIYVFQQLFFLLKNISKTQKIIIEFGGYWAVLPVLIGKIFNTPTAIILRGTDCAKISYLNYGSLRKKLVYKVCKLSYKYTSILLPVSSSLMYIENKYTTNENIQGLKYHFPKIQTPSRVIHNGLDSYFWNRIEGIDKEKNRFLAVFSDNQFYLKGGDLIIKLASKFNNCNFYIAGCNEKKSYHPQNNVHFLGKLTKKELLTEYNKAQYYFQLSVFEGFGLSLCEAMLCECIPITSSVNILPEIVGDTGFILLKKEINQLQEILNNAITTSNKNELGQKARKRIIDNFSIEKRAEKLKNTLENLQNLKLE, encoded by the coding sequence ATGAAAAAAGAACAAATTATTATTGTGATTCCATATGAAAGCTCTTCTATTAAAACTGATATAAAAATACTCTCTGAAAAATTCAATATTATAATAAACAAGTATGACTGGAAACAAAAATCCTTATATCCTATTTACGTTTTCCAACAACTTTTTTTTCTTTTAAAAAACATCTCTAAAACACAAAAAATAATTATTGAGTTTGGGGGTTATTGGGCAGTTCTACCAGTATTAATTGGAAAAATTTTCAATACACCAACAGCTATTATACTTCGTGGAACAGATTGCGCTAAAATTTCATATCTCAATTATGGCAGTCTAAGAAAAAAGTTAGTTTATAAAGTATGTAAACTATCCTATAAATACACCTCAATTTTACTCCCTGTAAGCTCTTCTTTAATGTATATAGAAAACAAATATACAACTAATGAAAATATTCAAGGATTAAAGTATCATTTTCCTAAAATACAAACTCCTTCAAGAGTTATTCATAATGGTTTAGACTCATATTTTTGGAATCGAATAGAGGGAATTGATAAAGAAAAGAATAGATTTCTTGCCGTTTTCTCAGACAATCAATTTTATTTAAAAGGAGGTGATTTAATTATTAAACTAGCCTCGAAGTTTAATAATTGTAACTTTTACATAGCAGGATGCAATGAAAAAAAATCCTATCATCCTCAAAATAATGTTCACTTTCTAGGAAAACTCACTAAAAAAGAACTTTTAACAGAATACAACAAAGCGCAGTACTACTTTCAACTCTCGGTTTTTGAAGGCTTTGGATTATCGCTTTGTGAAGCAATGCTATGTGAATGCATTCCTATTACATCGTCGGTAAATATACTACCCGAAATTGTTGGAGATACTGGTTTTATACTTTTAAAAAAAGAAATTAATCAATTACAGGAAATATTAAATAATGCAATTACTACTTCCAATAAAAATGAACTTGGACAAAAAGCAAGGAAAAGAATTATTGATAATTTCAGTATTGAAAAAAGAGCAGAAAAATTAAAGAATACTTTAGAAAACTTACAAAATCTAAAGTTAGAATAA
- a CDS encoding TrmH family RNA methyltransferase codes for MIDEKLLEYLEGFVTENRKQTFKKVLENRTRHFSVVLENVFQPHNASAVVRSCDIFGIQDVYTIENSYINKVSRKIAKGSQKWLDFHRFKTENKNTKECYDKLRKNGYQVIATTPHNDSCYLSDFDISKKSAFVFGVEKEGVSDFMMENSDGYLKIPMVGFTESLNISVAAAIILQDVTTRLRKSDINWKLPPLEQKEIYSRWIESSIKNLDKHKSFFYNQ; via the coding sequence ATGATAGACGAGAAGTTATTAGAGTATTTGGAAGGATTTGTAACAGAGAATAGAAAACAAACTTTTAAGAAGGTATTAGAAAATAGAACAAGGCATTTTTCTGTAGTTTTAGAAAATGTTTTTCAGCCACACAATGCTAGTGCTGTAGTTAGAAGTTGCGATATATTTGGAATACAAGATGTATATACTATTGAAAATAGCTACATAAATAAAGTATCAAGAAAAATTGCAAAAGGAAGTCAAAAATGGTTAGATTTCCATCGTTTCAAAACAGAAAATAAAAACACAAAAGAATGTTATGACAAACTTAGAAAGAACGGTTACCAAGTAATTGCAACTACACCACATAACGATTCTTGTTATTTATCTGATTTTGATATCTCAAAGAAATCAGCGTTCGTCTTTGGAGTGGAAAAAGAGGGCGTTTCTGATTTTATGATGGAAAATTCCGATGGATATTTAAAAATTCCGATGGTTGGATTTACTGAAAGTTTAAATATTTCTGTAGCGGCAGCTATAATTTTACAAGATGTTACAACTCGTTTACGTAAATCCGACATTAATTGGAAATTACCTCCATTGGAGCAAAAAGAAATTTATTCACGCTGGATAGAAAGCTCGATTAAGAATTTAGATAAACATAAAAGTTTTTTCTATAATCAGTAG
- a CDS encoding SIR2 family NAD-dependent protein deacylase yields MKKLVVLTGAGMSAESGINTFRDANGLWEGHDIMEVASPQGFRDNPELVLDFYNKRRSQLSKVLPNKAHHNLKKLEKNYEVDIITQNVDDLHERAKSSKILHLHGELLKARSSAVNNYITFQDKDINLGDLAEDGSQLRPHIVWFGEDVPMLEQAVEITEKADILVIIGTSMQVYPAASLINFVQEETPIYFIDPNPSVNKNAFNNLTIIKDVATLGTDKLLQMLSH; encoded by the coding sequence ATGAAAAAATTAGTTGTGTTAACAGGCGCAGGAATGAGCGCAGAAAGCGGAATCAATACATTTAGAGATGCCAACGGATTATGGGAAGGTCATGATATTATGGAAGTTGCCTCTCCTCAAGGATTTAGAGATAATCCAGAACTTGTTTTAGATTTTTACAACAAACGAAGAAGTCAGTTAAGTAAAGTTCTACCTAATAAAGCACATCATAACTTAAAAAAATTAGAAAAAAACTATGAAGTTGATATTATAACACAAAATGTAGATGATTTACATGAACGTGCTAAGAGCTCGAAAATATTACATTTACATGGAGAATTATTAAAGGCACGCAGTTCTGCTGTAAACAACTATATTACTTTTCAAGATAAAGACATTAATTTAGGTGATTTAGCTGAAGATGGATCTCAATTAAGACCGCATATTGTTTGGTTTGGCGAGGATGTTCCAATGTTAGAACAAGCAGTCGAAATTACAGAAAAAGCTGACATTCTCGTTATTATCGGAACTTCAATGCAAGTTTATCCAGCAGCTAGCTTAATTAATTTTGTTCAGGAAGAAACTCCAATTTACTTTATTGATCCAAATCCTTCTGTAAACAAAAACGCCTTTAATAATTTAACTATTATTAAAGACGTTGCTACCTTGGGGACAGATAAGTTATTACAAATGCTTTCGCACTAA
- a CDS encoding DUF6495 family protein, producing the protein MKYRQLTKEQFESLHEEFSKFLATQSIDVNEWTAIKNDNPSLAEEEMNLFSDVVWEDVLTRTKYLEHFSPQTINLFKCNDIEMKRIVIKVNKDIDLLSENGYYWLIENYNNQEVSFLQGSKKYSEERNLEIFDLIEKGSSISNGKLFDFFEKIIS; encoded by the coding sequence ATGAAATATAGACAATTAACAAAGGAGCAGTTTGAATCGTTACATGAGGAGTTTTCAAAGTTTTTGGCTACTCAAAGTATCGATGTAAATGAATGGACAGCCATAAAAAATGATAACCCATCTTTAGCGGAGGAGGAAATGAATTTGTTTAGCGATGTAGTTTGGGAAGATGTTTTAACAAGAACAAAATATTTAGAGCACTTTTCTCCACAAACAATTAATTTGTTTAAGTGTAATGATATTGAAATGAAAAGAATTGTTATCAAAGTAAATAAGGATATTGATTTATTATCAGAAAATGGTTACTATTGGTTAATAGAAAACTATAATAATCAGGAAGTTTCGTTTTTACAAGGTTCAAAAAAGTATTCAGAAGAAAGGAATCTTGAAATTTTTGATCTTATAGAAAAAGGCAGCTCTATTTCTAACGGTAAATTATTTGATTTTTTTGAAAAAATTATTAGTTAA
- a CDS encoding peptidoglycan DD-metalloendopeptidase family protein: MIEFLNTISSKALKVVDDNISLKEYVPISISAENKALASFDVSSSSEWELFLDEYLKSKRAKVAFGGYIEERDIYKRSTYFNANNEEERNIHLGLDLWCDAGTKVLSVLDGEIHSFKNNLNHGDYGPTIIVKHDIYEKEFYSLYGHLSVESLDHIKVGQKVKQGEVIATLGKSEVNGDYAPHLHFQLIIDMEDYIGDYPGVTSKKDLDFYKRNCPNPNLLLKLSNEI, encoded by the coding sequence ATGATAGAGTTTTTAAATACTATTTCATCAAAAGCTTTAAAAGTTGTTGATGACAATATTTCGTTAAAAGAGTATGTGCCAATTTCAATATCAGCTGAAAATAAAGCGTTAGCCTCATTTGATGTTTCATCGTCTTCAGAATGGGAGTTATTTTTAGATGAATATTTAAAAAGTAAAAGAGCAAAAGTTGCTTTTGGCGGTTATATTGAAGAGAGAGATATTTATAAAAGAAGCACATATTTCAATGCAAATAATGAAGAGGAAAGAAATATTCATCTTGGTTTAGATTTATGGTGTGATGCAGGAACAAAGGTCCTTTCGGTTTTGGATGGTGAAATCCATAGTTTTAAAAATAACTTAAATCATGGTGATTATGGTCCAACAATTATTGTAAAACATGATATATACGAAAAAGAATTTTACTCATTATATGGTCATTTATCTGTGGAATCTTTAGATCATATTAAAGTTGGTCAGAAGGTAAAACAAGGTGAAGTAATAGCTACTTTAGGAAAGAGTGAGGTAAATGGAGATTATGCTCCTCATTTACATTTTCAACTTATTATAGATATGGAAGATTACATTGGAGATTATCCAGGCGTAACTTCTAAAAAAGATCTTGATTTCTATAAAAGAAATTGTCCAAATCCAAATTTACTCTTAAAATTGTCAAATGAAATATAG
- the argE gene encoding acetylornithine deacetylase, with product MTAKEILAKLVSFDVLSKQNNLDLVNWITDYIKQYNIETVYVYNEDKTQASLHCRIGPAVDGGIILSGHTDVVPVKGQPWDTNPFELIEKDGKLYGRGACDMKGYLACFLSVLPKMVKANLSVPIYFAISYDEEIGCLRAPELAEHIKSYYSENPKYAIIGEPSLMQPIVGQKGVLYVETKVNGSQGHSSRIEKEVSAIHESTRLILWLENKMKELASNTRNESFLPPHSTLHVGQIKGGIATNVVAGSTVFQWDVRSIPEDSITDIVNDFQEYCNELQEEKRKLFSDFKIENELLHPPVPGLQTDEDASIVELVSEISGNNTPSYVAYATEAGQFAEAGFESIICGPGSIEQAHRANEFVSIEQLNLGVQMIENLVVKISK from the coding sequence ATGACAGCAAAAGAGATATTAGCAAAACTTGTTAGTTTTGATGTATTAAGTAAACAAAATAATCTTGATTTAGTAAACTGGATTACGGACTATATAAAACAGTATAACATAGAGACTGTTTACGTTTACAATGAAGATAAAACTCAGGCTTCATTGCATTGTAGAATTGGACCGGCAGTAGATGGTGGGATAATTCTTTCTGGACATACAGATGTTGTTCCTGTAAAAGGACAACCCTGGGATACTAATCCTTTCGAACTTATAGAAAAGGATGGAAAGTTATATGGAAGAGGCGCCTGTGATATGAAAGGTTATTTAGCTTGTTTTTTATCCGTTTTACCTAAGATGGTAAAGGCAAATTTGTCTGTTCCAATCTATTTTGCCATTTCTTACGATGAAGAAATAGGTTGTTTAAGAGCACCAGAGTTAGCAGAGCATATCAAGTCTTATTATTCTGAAAATCCTAAGTATGCAATTATTGGAGAACCTTCACTGATGCAACCTATTGTTGGTCAAAAAGGAGTTTTATATGTTGAAACAAAGGTAAATGGAAGCCAGGGTCATAGCAGTAGAATTGAAAAAGAAGTTAGTGCTATACATGAAAGTACTAGGTTGATTTTATGGCTTGAAAATAAAATGAAAGAGTTAGCTTCTAACACAAGAAATGAATCTTTTTTACCACCTCATTCAACATTGCATGTCGGTCAAATAAAAGGAGGAATTGCTACAAATGTTGTTGCTGGAAGTACAGTTTTTCAATGGGATGTAAGATCTATTCCTGAAGATAGTATAACCGATATTGTGAATGATTTTCAAGAGTATTGCAACGAGCTTCAAGAAGAGAAAAGAAAGCTTTTTTCTGACTTCAAAATTGAAAATGAATTGTTGCATCCACCTGTGCCTGGACTACAAACAGATGAAGATGCATCTATAGTTGAGTTAGTTTCAGAAATATCAGGTAATAATACTCCTAGTTATGTTGCATATGCAACCGAAGCAGGACAATTTGCTGAAGCTGGTTTTGAAAGTATAATTTGTGGCCCAGGTTCAATAGAACAAGCACATAGAGCTAATGAATTCGTTTCAATTGAGCAATTGAACCTTGGTGTTCAAATGATTGAGAATTTAGTTGTGAAAATTAGTAAATAA
- a CDS encoding YfcC family protein has protein sequence MKNIKIPHALTLLFLIILLVSALSHKIPAGKFERIFIDGKNTVVPNSYTKIESSPIGFFDIFKAIPLGFQTAVNIIFIVLAGGIMFGVIEKSKAIENAAGTVVRKLGNEKKYLIVVLITFFYGALGVFVGYEHNIAMIPIASVLSIAIGGDLILAAGISVAAVTIGFGLSPINPYTVGIGHKLAELPLFSGALLRTILCITALFILAMYNIRYLKKILDSPSKSLGKGLDQSGIQLSKPISEYRISVINIIVLLIFFCGLGIIVYGVFKHNWYFIELSAIFLIISILVGLVTRMNQNTFSETVLKSVSKAAPGAFMVGFATTIKVLMDMSNIGDTISYEMSNILKDLPQFFAAVGMSISQGIINLFIPSGSGQALATLPVMIPLGEVLGLTRQTTILAFQIGDGVTNLVNPTLGGLIGMLSMCRVPLNRWFKFILPLVIIILVLSWTVLTIATFINY, from the coding sequence TTGAAAAATATTAAAATCCCGCACGCTTTAACTTTATTATTTCTAATAATTTTATTGGTGTCAGCACTTTCTCATAAAATACCAGCTGGTAAGTTTGAACGTATTTTTATAGATGGGAAAAATACAGTAGTCCCAAACTCTTATACTAAAATAGAGAGTTCTCCAATTGGCTTTTTTGATATATTCAAGGCAATTCCTTTAGGTTTTCAGACGGCTGTGAATATTATTTTTATTGTTTTAGCCGGAGGAATTATGTTTGGAGTAATTGAGAAATCAAAAGCTATTGAAAATGCTGCAGGTACAGTGGTAAGAAAATTGGGAAATGAAAAAAAATATCTTATTGTAGTATTAATTACATTTTTTTACGGAGCGTTAGGTGTTTTTGTAGGTTATGAGCATAATATCGCAATGATTCCAATTGCTTCTGTATTAAGTATTGCAATTGGAGGTGATTTAATTTTAGCTGCAGGAATTTCGGTAGCGGCTGTTACAATTGGTTTTGGTTTATCGCCAATCAATCCATACACTGTTGGAATAGGTCATAAATTGGCAGAACTTCCTTTGTTTTCAGGTGCATTATTAAGAACAATATTATGTATTACAGCCCTATTTATTCTAGCAATGTACAACATTCGTTATTTAAAGAAAATATTAGATTCCCCTTCCAAATCATTGGGGAAAGGCTTAGATCAAAGTGGAATTCAATTGTCTAAACCAATATCCGAGTATAGAATTAGTGTAATAAACATTATAGTCTTACTGATATTTTTTTGTGGTTTAGGAATCATAGTCTATGGTGTTTTTAAACATAATTGGTATTTTATCGAGTTATCAGCTATATTTTTAATTATTTCAATTTTAGTTGGATTAGTAACTCGAATGAATCAAAATACATTTAGTGAAACAGTCCTAAAGTCCGTTTCTAAAGCGGCTCCTGGTGCATTTATGGTTGGTTTTGCAACGACTATAAAAGTATTGATGGACATGAGTAATATTGGTGACACAATTTCTTATGAAATGTCGAATATCCTGAAGGATTTACCTCAATTTTTTGCAGCTGTTGGAATGTCTATTTCACAAGGTATTATCAACTTGTTTATTCCTTCTGGAAGTGGGCAAGCCTTAGCAACATTACCCGTAATGATTCCATTAGGTGAAGTTTTAGGATTAACTAGACAAACAACAATATTAGCATTTCAAATAGGTGATGGAGTTACAAATTTGGTAAATCCAACTTTAGGAGGGTTGATCGGAATGCTTAGTATGTGCAGAGTTCCATTGAACAGATGGTTCAAATTTATTTTACCGTTAGTGATAATAATATTAGTACTTTCATGGACGGTTTTAACAATTGCTACTTTTATAAATTATTAG